One segment of Arvicanthis niloticus isolate mArvNil1 chromosome 5, mArvNil1.pat.X, whole genome shotgun sequence DNA contains the following:
- the Jun gene encoding transcription factor Jun, whose product MTAKMETTFYDDALNASFLQSESGAYGYSNPKILKQSMTLNLADPVGNLKPHLRAKNSDLLTSPDVGLLKLASPELERLIIQSSNGHITTTPTPTQFLCPKNVTDEQEGFAEGFVRALAELHSQNTLPSVTSAAQPVSGAGMVAPAVASVAGAGGGGGYSASLHSEPPVYANLSNFNPGALSSGGGAPSYGAAGLAFPSQPQQQQQPPQPPHHLPQQIPVQHPRLQALKEEPQTVPEMPGETPPLSPIDMESQERIKAERKRMRNRIAASKCRKRKLERIARLEEKVKTLKAQNSELASTANMLREQVAQLKQKVMNHVNSGCQLMLTQQLQTF is encoded by the coding sequence ATGACTGCAAAGATGGAAACGACCTTCTACGACGATGCCCTCAACGCCTCGTTCCTCCAGTCCGAGAGCGGCGCCTACGGCTACAGTAACCCTAAGATCCTAAAACAGAGCATGACCTTGAACCTGGCCGACCCGGTGGGCAATCTGAAGCCGCACCTCCGCGCCAAGAACTCGGACCTTCTCACGTCGCCCGACGTCGGGCTGCTCAAGCTGGCGTCGCCCGAGCTGGAGCGCCTGATCATCCAGTCTAGCAATGGGCACATCACCACTACACCGACCCCCACCCAGTTCTTGTGCCCCAAGAACGTGACCGACGAGCAGGAGGGCTTCGCCGAGGGCTTCGTGCGCGCCCTGGCTGAACTGCATAGCCAGAACACGCTGCCCAGTGTCACCTCCGCGGCACAACCGGTCAGCGGGGCGGGCATGGTGGCTCCCGCGGTGGCCTCAGTGGCAGGcgctggcggcggcggcggctacAGCGCCAGCCTGCACAGTGAGCCTCCGGTCTACGCCAACCTCAGCAACTTCAACCCGGGTGCGCTGAGCAGCGGCGGTGGGGCGCCCTCCTATGGCGCCGCCGGGCTGGCCTTTCCATCgcagccccagcagcagcagcagccgcctcAGCCGCCGCACCACTTGCCCCAACAGATCCCGGTGCAGCACCCGCGGCTGCAGGCCCTGAAGGAAGAGCCGCAGACGGTGCCAGAGATGCCGGGAGAGACGCCGCCCCTGTCCCCCATCGACATGGAGTCTCAGGAGCGAATCAAGGCGGAGAGGAAGCGCATGAGGAACCGCATCGCCGCCTCCAAGTGCCGGAAAAGGAAGCTGGAGCGGATCGCCCGGCTAGAGGAAAAAGTGAAAACCTTGAAAGCGCAAAACTCCGAGCTGGCGTCCACGGCCAACATGCTCAGGGAACAGGTGGCACAGCTTAAACAGAAAGTCATGAACCACGTTAACAGTGGGTGCCAACTCATGCTAACGCAGCAGTTGCAAACGTTTTGA